AAATTACTTTAGATAATGAGAATTTAATAAGTAAAGAACTAATAGATAAAATAAAAATAAGCCTAGATAAAAATAGTATAGAATATGTAGATATGTATTATGGATTGAGCGATCATCAAAGCTTTGTTGATAATAATATATGTGGAGTGACTATTGGACAGGAAAATCTTAATGATATACATACTTCTAAAGACACAAATGATGACATGAGAAGTGTATATAAATATTCCAATACCGAAGAAGACATTATCAATCTAATTGAAGAGTTAGATCTGGAGGAAAGCATTGAAAAGATTATTAATGACCTTGGGATATAGGATATAAATATAATCAAAACTACCTATTAAGATGGTAGTTTTGATTATTGAGTTTAATTGTCTTGCCTTGACATTTTCTATTAAGCACCAAATTTCTATATTACATAAGTAGTAAAACTTAAATTGACCTATTTACTACCTTTACTATACAGTTCTATAATCTTCAAAATAACTTCCACAGCTTTTTCCATAGATTCTACAGGGATAAATTCATATTTTCCATGATAGTTGTGCCCACCAGTAAATAGATTTGGACAAGGTAGTCCCATATAAGATAGTCTAGCACCATCAGTACCACCACGGACAGGAGTTATTAAAGGAGTTATTCCTAACTCTTCCATAGCTCTTTTGGCAGTGTCAACTATATGCATTACAGGTTCTATTTTTTCCTTCATATTATAGTACTGGTCTTTTATCTCTAAATGAACAGTGCCTTCGCCGTATTTAGCATTTAAGAAATCTACTACTTTTTGCATGAGACCCTTTTTCTCTTCGAATTTATCCCTAAAATGATCTCTTATAATATAGCTTGCTTTTGTTTCTTCAACATCTCCATTTAAAGATGAAAGAAGGAAAAACCCTTCATAGCCTTCTGTATATTTGGGCTTTTGATTTTCAGGCAGCATAGAATTTAGTTCCATGGCTATCTCCATGGAATTTATCATCTTATTCTTAGCGGAACCAGGATGAACATTTCTACCTTTTATAGTTAGTTTAACACCAGCAGCGTTGAAATTCTCATATTCCAGCTCTCCTAATCTACCGCCATCCACTGTATATGCAAAATCTGCATTGAACTTCTTCACATCAAAGTAGTCCGCTCCTCTTCCCACCTCTTCATCAGGTGTAAAGGCAACCTTTATATCACCATGCTCTATTTGAGGATTATTTACCAGATATTCTATAGCAGTCATTATTTCTGCTATGCCTGCCTTATCATCTGCTCCCAGTAAAGTAGTGCCATCTGTAGTGATTAGAGTTTTTCCTATGTATTCTTTAAGCTCTGGGAAATCCTTTGGAGATAGAACTATATTGTTTTCTTTATTTAGAATAATATCTCCACCATCATAATTTTCAACTATTTTAGGCTTTACATTTTCTCCTGACATATCAGGACTAGTATCCATATGAGCAATAAAACCAATAGTAGGTACTTTTTTATCTGTGTTCGAAGGAAGAGTAGCCATTACATAACAATTTTCATCTACTGAAACATCCTTAAGGCCTAGTTCATTTAATTCCTTAACTAAGAGATTTGCCAGTTCAAATTGTTTTTTTGAGCTAGGAAAATCCTGAGAATCGTATTCTGATTTTGTATCTATGGCTACATAATTTAAAAACCTATCAACTACTTTTTTCATATATGTCACCTCGTCAAATATATTTATATTTACTATTTCATTTTATACTTATTATAATGTATTTAAAAATGAAATAGAAGAACTTGGAACAGAAAAATTATAAATTTATATTATTTTCAAATGTTCAATCTGGAGTTAAATTTAAAATGCAAAAATTTAATAAAAATTTACATATAAATGTTTAGTGTTGTTGACCCTGGGTAATATAGTAATAGATAGTTGATAATAATTATCAAAGAAAAACTACCCCCAAAATGAATAATTCCCCCCTTGACTACAGGGCCACCCCCCCTGTAGTTTTTTTATTCGTTAGGAAAGTGCTACTTTTTCAGCAAAAACAAAAAAATGTATATAGGTGTGAACTCTGTTTTTTTGTCCTGACAGGCTGCTATTAAAAATAAATAAGTATAAAGGAATAGTTTTTGTTTGCTTGGATAATGAAAGGGATATATATAAAACTAAATATGAAGTAGATAAGCTTAAAAGGTATTTGTTTAAAAAGTAGTGTAACTATAATTCAATATGATTGCTGACTTTTTAGAATTATGGATTATATAGTGATATAATACAAAGAATAATTTAAAATTTGATATGGAGGTGAGTGCAACTATATATTAAATAAAAAATTAAATAATTCTCTAAGATGTATAAGCTTTCTTTAGTAGTAAATAGGCAAGTAAAAATAAAGGTAAATTCGGTTAGAAAAGGAATTAAATGGGCAAACATGAAGTGAAATCACCACAATAAATTGATTTTATCGGAAATTGTCGCAGATTGTAATACGAAAAAAGGTGTAGACTGGGCAGAAATGAATAGATTATCTTGTATTTATTGTCAGAAAATGCTATAATTTATACTATATATGGATAAAGATGTTATAATTTATACTATATATGGAATTGAATTGGAAAGATATCTGGTTGAATTTTACCGTTTGTTGTCTATTTTTTATAAGGAAGTGAGA
This genomic stretch from Proteiniborus sp. DW1 harbors:
- the pepT gene encoding peptidase T, which translates into the protein MKKVVDRFLNYVAIDTKSEYDSQDFPSSKKQFELANLLVKELNELGLKDVSVDENCYVMATLPSNTDKKVPTIGFIAHMDTSPDMSGENVKPKIVENYDGGDIILNKENNIVLSPKDFPELKEYIGKTLITTDGTTLLGADDKAGIAEIMTAIEYLVNNPQIEHGDIKVAFTPDEEVGRGADYFDVKKFNADFAYTVDGGRLGELEYENFNAAGVKLTIKGRNVHPGSAKNKMINSMEIAMELNSMLPENQKPKYTEGYEGFFLLSSLNGDVEETKASYIIRDHFRDKFEEKKGLMQKVVDFLNAKYGEGTVHLEIKDQYYNMKEKIEPVMHIVDTAKRAMEELGITPLITPVRGGTDGARLSYMGLPCPNLFTGGHNYHGKYEFIPVESMEKAVEVILKIIELYSKGSK